The sequence cccatgtacttcttcctcagtCATCTGTCCTTCATAGATATCTGCTATGTGACCTCCACAGCACCCAAGATGCTCTACGACTTCTTCCAGGAGCAGAAAATTATCACCTTCGTGGGTTGTGTTGTTCAATACTTTGTATTTTCAACCATGGGACTGAGTGAGTCTTGTCTCATGACAGCCATGGCTTATGACCGATATGCTGCCATTTGTAATCCACTTCTCTATTCATCAGTCATATCACCCACTCTCTGTGTTCAGATGGTGCTGGGATCCTATATGGCTGGACTCTCTGCTTCCATATCCCAATTGTGTGCCATGCTTCAGCTCCACTTCTGTGGGCCTAATGTCATCAACCACTTCTTCTGTGACATGCCCCAGCTGTTAGTCCTGTCCTGCACTGACACTTTCTCTTTACAGCTCTTGACTGCAATATTAACAATGCTCTTTGGGATAATAAATGTCCTAGTTATCATGATATCCTATGTCTACATTGTCATCTCCATCATGAAGATCACTTCAGCAAAAGGCAGGTCCAAGGCTTTCAACACCTGTGCTTCCCACCTGATAGCAGTTTCCCTCTTCTATACCTCAAGCATATTTGTCTATTTGAGTTCAAGCACTGGTGGTTCCTCCAGCTTTGATAGATTTGCATCGGTCTTCTACACTGTGGTGATTCCCATGTTAAACCCTTTGATATACAGTCTGaggaacaaagaaatcaaagatgccTTGAAGAGGTTGCAAAAGAAGAGAGGGTATTGTTGAGGTCACAGATTCTGAGATTTCTAACAGATTTGTCCTTTCAGAATCATCTTAACACACAACAATATTCATACAAATGGAGTATAATAAAATCCAAAATGCCTTTGGACAATGAAGGCTTAATTCGACACAGATAACATGCCAAAATGGACCCACAGCTGAATCAAGCCACACAAACACAATGTTTCTGAGTCCTAGAGTTACATTATTTTCATTCTACATGAGATGTATCCTCatcatatattaatatattctcAAGTATTTGTGAAACATCAAGATTTAGAACattgttgctttttgtttgtttgtttgttttttggttctgAGATGGATCCCTGTTCAATCTCAGGCTTCTGACTCTAGAGGAGGGATAACTTACAGGGAAATCTTGTGTCCCAAATATTGTGTTGCTGCTTAATCCAGACATGGTGGTGACTGATGTTcattttgtgtttctaacaagagTGAGAATGAACAAAAAGAGAATATATCTTTGCACAGAAAAAAAGCTATACAATTGGCCAGGCCGTGCCTCCCATGCAGACCAATAAGATAGCTTATATTTGTGTAAGTCATTTTCAGTGGTAATTATCTAATAAGTTTTGGGTGACATCCTAGTTTCCACCAGCTGTAGTCTAAAGAAGAGGAGGTGGTTTGAATTATGAAGAGGAATAGAATGAAGCATGTGGTCTTTCAGAGCCATTTACTTATGAGTCTGATGATGTAGTTTCTTGCATCTGGTGTTCAGTGGGGATTTCTGATGGGGATGATATTCAAAATCAATGTTACAGTTAATAGCAATTTTTGATATGATGGGACTCAAACCTCTCTCccattaaatttggaaaatatccCCTTGGTTGGCATAGCTAATGATCCCAAATAATTTCTGCTATTTCAAGAATCTGAACACATTTAG is a genomic window of Camelus bactrianus isolate YW-2024 breed Bactrian camel chromosome 10, ASM4877302v1, whole genome shotgun sequence containing:
- the LOC105070066 gene encoding olfactory receptor 5AN1-like encodes the protein MIRGGNITEITYFVLLGFSDFPRITVVLFVVFLVIYIMTLTWNLSLIILIRIDSHLHTPMYFFLSHLSFIDICYVTSTAPKMLYDFFQEQKIITFVGCVVQYFVFSTMGLSESCLMTAMAYDRYAAICNPLLYSSVISPTLCVQMVLGSYMAGLSASISQLCAMLQLHFCGPNVINHFFCDMPQLLVLSCTDTFSLQLLTAILTMLFGIINVLVIMISYVYIVISIMKITSAKGRSKAFNTCASHLIAVSLFYTSSIFVYLSSSTGGSSSFDRFASVFYTVVIPMLNPLIYSLRNKEIKDALKRLQKKRGYC